In one Nicotiana tomentosiformis chromosome 6, ASM39032v3, whole genome shotgun sequence genomic region, the following are encoded:
- the LOC138893896 gene encoding uncharacterized protein, with protein METYTLSYDIKVWRVIKKGNLPIPPKKDANGQVILSSDPLDLDDYTDEQAAAITVNAKAKNLLYNTISGEEYEKRSSCKTAKEMWDKLEVTYEGTNKVKETRINLLVWDYELFQIKDGESVEEMFSRFSKILEDLKSFGRPIKSGEQLERSSEAYLQFGSQRQIQEKKKTVVFKATVAEPENEEEEEGGE; from the exons ATGGAAACGTATACTCTGTCATATGACATCAAAGTATGGCGTGTGATCAAAAAAGGAAATCTTCCAATTCCTCCCAAGAAGGATGCAAACGGTCAAGTCATCTTATCTAGTGATCCTCTTGACTTGGATGATTACACTGATGAACAAGCTGCTGCCATCACTGTTAATGCAAAAGCAAAAAATCTACTATACAATACTATCAGTGGAGAAGAATATGAAAAGAGATCAAGTTGCAAAACTGCAAAAGAAATGTGGGACAAACTGGAAGTCACTTATGAAGGAACCAATAAAGTGAAAGAGACTAGGATAAACCTCTTGGTTTGGGACTATGAGTTATTTCAAATAAAGGATGGTGAATCTGTAGAAGAAATGTTTTCCAGGTTCAGCAAAATACTTGAAGACCTCAAATCATTTGGAAGACCTATTAAAAGTGGCGAACAATTAGAAAGATCCTCAGAAGCTTACCTACAATTTGGCAGTCAAAG ACAAATTCAAGAGAAGAAGAAAACTGTTGTTTTCAAGGCAACTGTAGCTGAaccagaaaatgaagaagaagaagaaggaggagaatAA